A window of the Dissulfuribacter thermophilus genome harbors these coding sequences:
- a CDS encoding KH domain-containing protein — protein MKELIEYIAKALVDNPDAVEVNEIEGEQTSVIELKVAKEDLGKVIGRQGRTARAMRTILSAASTKLKKRAVLEILE, from the coding sequence ATGAAGGAGTTGATTGAATACATTGCAAAGGCTCTGGTAGATAATCCAGATGCAGTGGAGGTAAATGAGATCGAGGGTGAGCAGACATCGGTCATCGAGCTCAAGGTGGCCAAGGAAGACCTCGGTAAAGTTATTGGTCGTCAAGGCAGAACAGCCCGGGCCATGAGAACTATTTTGAGCGCAGCCTCAACAAAGCTCAAGAAGAGAGCTGTGCTAGAGATTCTTGAGTAA
- the trmD gene encoding tRNA (guanosine(37)-N1)-methyltransferase TrmD, giving the protein MLFDILTIFPEFFVSPLNVSILRRGREKGAFDVRTWDIRDFAQDKHKTTDDRPYGGGEGMVMKVEPIYHCLKHVTPLGPSPFVVLLSPRGRLLDQSLCEELAQKKRLILICGRYEGVDERVSEHLVDLELSIGDYVLSGGEPAALVVMDAVMRLLPGVLGCAESPENESFSTGILEYPQYTRPREFLGWKVPEVLLSGDHKKIAKWRRKEALRTTLIRRPDLLEKIELSEQDMNLLDELGSTP; this is encoded by the coding sequence ATGCTCTTTGACATACTGACAATATTTCCAGAATTTTTTGTTTCTCCCTTAAATGTGAGTATTCTTAGGCGTGGTCGTGAGAAGGGGGCCTTTGATGTCAGGACCTGGGATATACGGGATTTTGCCCAGGATAAACACAAGACAACTGATGATAGGCCCTATGGGGGAGGAGAGGGCATGGTAATGAAGGTGGAGCCCATTTATCATTGCCTCAAGCACGTTACTCCCCTAGGCCCCAGTCCATTTGTTGTACTATTGAGCCCCAGAGGAAGACTACTTGATCAATCACTTTGTGAAGAGCTTGCTCAAAAGAAGCGACTCATTCTCATCTGCGGACGTTATGAAGGGGTAGATGAGCGAGTTTCAGAGCACCTTGTGGACCTTGAACTCTCAATTGGAGACTATGTCCTTAGCGGAGGCGAACCAGCAGCCCTTGTGGTTATGGATGCCGTAATGAGGCTATTGCCTGGGGTGCTTGGCTGTGCAGAATCTCCTGAAAATGAGTCTTTTTCTACGGGGATCTTGGAGTACCCACAATACACAAGGCCCAGGGAATTCTTGGGATGGAAGGTGCCTGAAGTCCTTTTGTCTGGCGACCACAAGAAGATCGCCAAATGGAGAAGAAAAGAGGCCTTACGGACTACGCTTATTAGGCGCCCTGATCTCCTGGAGAAGATAGAACTTTCAGAGCAGGACATGAATCTTTTAGATGAATTGGGGTCCACGCCATGA
- a CDS encoding Hsp20/alpha crystallin family protein: protein MPVIKIKFGNEADRLSEHFKRMVDDFFQMGVSTGRLPRGWQPPLNVCEDDDFLYIMADMAGVPKEHCSVTVEGQFVRIRGKRTSPLGPGSRRFHFMEVVYGDGERIVKIPCEVDAENTTAQFENGLLIIKLPKRIEGSGRKIEVEE, encoded by the coding sequence ATGCCCGTTATTAAGATTAAATTTGGTAATGAAGCTGATAGGTTATCAGAACATTTTAAAAGGATGGTAGATGACTTTTTTCAAATGGGAGTTTCTACAGGAAGACTTCCCAGAGGTTGGCAACCTCCTCTAAATGTGTGTGAAGACGACGATTTTCTGTACATAATGGCAGATATGGCTGGCGTTCCAAAAGAACATTGTAGTGTGACGGTAGAGGGACAATTCGTACGCATAAGGGGAAAGCGTACGTCACCCCTTGGCCCAGGAAGCAGGAGATTCCATTTTATGGAAGTTGTTTATGGAGACGGTGAACGCATAGTGAAAATACCCTGTGAAGTAGATGCGGAAAATACAACGGCACAATTTGAAAATGGCCTTTTAATAATTAAGTTACCAAAAAGGATAGAGGGATCAGGGCGAAAAATCGAGGTTGAAGAATAA
- the rplS gene encoding 50S ribosomal protein L19 — MDIFKKLAFEQMRMDIPDFRPGDTVKVYTKIREGEEKERIQVFEGVVIKRRGGGLSETFTVRKVSYGVGVEKTFPVHSPMIDKIELVTVGRRKRARLYYLRNLRGKAAKQKIRTK, encoded by the coding sequence ATGGATATATTCAAAAAACTTGCCTTTGAACAGATGCGTATGGACATCCCAGATTTTAGGCCTGGGGATACAGTCAAGGTCTATACTAAGATCAGAGAAGGTGAAGAAAAAGAGAGGATTCAGGTTTTCGAAGGTGTTGTTATTAAGCGCAGAGGTGGTGGGCTTTCTGAGACCTTTACCGTAAGAAAGGTCTCATATGGAGTAGGTGTAGAGAAGACCTTCCCTGTCCATTCTCCGATGATCGATAAGATTGAACTCGTTACTGTTGGTAGGAGAAAAAGGGCACGCCTTTACTATCTCAGAAATCTTAGGGGCAAAGCAGCTAAGCAGAAGATTCGTACTAAGTAA
- the rimM gene encoding ribosome maturation factor RimM (Essential for efficient processing of 16S rRNA): MRKARNRGLLPIGRVSRAHGVRGALEIFLYSGNPEVLSSVQVVVLGGAGKAGADKEYEVKRVRPKREKRLILELVGLEDRTSAELLKGCEVLCRVDDLPELEPDEFYWFEIEGFAVVDLSGNSLGVVKGCLETGGHDLIVCEGETGEFLVPLVADIVKEIRKEEEVIVVDPPPGLIEANAL, from the coding sequence GTGAGGAAGGCTCGAAATAGGGGCCTTTTGCCCATTGGAAGGGTGTCGAGAGCCCATGGGGTGCGTGGTGCTCTCGAAATTTTTTTGTATTCAGGAAACCCCGAGGTGCTGTCGAGCGTGCAGGTTGTTGTGCTCGGGGGCGCTGGAAAGGCCGGGGCTGATAAAGAATACGAAGTTAAGCGGGTTAGGCCAAAGAGAGAAAAGAGATTAATCCTTGAACTCGTTGGATTGGAAGACAGGACCTCTGCTGAACTCCTGAAGGGGTGTGAAGTTTTATGTAGGGTTGATGATCTTCCCGAATTAGAGCCAGACGAGTTTTACTGGTTTGAGATAGAGGGCTTTGCAGTTGTAGACCTGTCGGGCAACTCTCTTGGAGTAGTCAAGGGCTGCCTGGAAACAGGAGGACATGATTTAATAGTGTGTGAGGGTGAGACTGGGGAATTTCTCGTCCCTTTAGTAGCTGATATTGTAAAGGAGATTAGGAAGGAGGAAGAAGTCATAGTTGTTGACCCTCCTCCTGGTCTTATAGAGGCAAATGCTCTTTGA
- the lon gene encoding endopeptidase La: MSDEYQVTTNGEFSEDTIRELPVLPSKDLVLFPHMVVPWIVEPPNLVKLIDDALGSDRTIAVVFSKEREQGKMDLKRVGTIGLILRMAKDDEGHAKLIIQGVARVHLLELTEKEPYLKAKVQPAKEVVSEDDLEVQALMVNIRQSFSKVLELSPNLPNELGAIVLNITDPGMLADVVVSHLNIPPEEKQVVLEALDIKKRLEIAIEILTKQLEILELGHKIQSRVKDQMDKTQREFYLREQLKAIKKELGESEGAPEEIEELKAAIEAKKLPESAKKEVERELERLSKMHPSSAEYTVSRDYIDWILALPWHEETEDHLDLEKAEEILNQDHYDLEKVKNRIIEYLAVRKLKPDAKGPILCFAGPPGTGKTSLGRSIAKALGRKFYRIALGGVRDEAEIRGHRRTYVGAMPGRIIQGLRRVGVKNPIFMLDEIDKIGTDFRGDPASALLEVLDPEQNATFTDHYLGVEFDLSKIIFIATANVLETIPAPLLDRMEILELSGYTLQEKLEIARKYLIPRQLKAHGLTRRNVSIPKKVVSRIITDYTREAGVRNLEREIAGVLRGVAKRIAMGETEKIVVSISNLHEFLGPPRFESEVAERTRVPGVVTGLAWTPTGGEILFIEATKMDGNGKLILTGKLGDVMKESAQTALSLVRSKAKDLKIDSELFQTTDIHIHVPAGAVPKDGPSAGVATALALISLLTERPANPKVAVTGEITLRGQVLPVGGIKEKVLAAHRAGIKEVILPKRNKKDLVDVPEEVKEVLKFHFIQTLDEAINIVFSNGKRKKK; the protein is encoded by the coding sequence ATGAGTGACGAATACCAAGTAACTACAAACGGAGAGTTTTCAGAGGATACGATCAGGGAGCTTCCGGTCTTGCCTAGTAAAGACCTGGTGCTGTTCCCACACATGGTGGTCCCATGGATTGTGGAGCCCCCTAATCTTGTAAAATTGATAGACGATGCCCTAGGCTCTGACAGGACTATTGCCGTAGTCTTTTCCAAAGAGCGTGAGCAGGGCAAGATGGATCTCAAACGTGTTGGCACCATTGGTCTCATCCTGCGTATGGCAAAGGATGACGAAGGGCACGCCAAACTCATAATACAGGGGGTTGCAAGGGTCCATCTCCTCGAGCTTACTGAAAAAGAGCCCTATTTGAAGGCAAAGGTCCAGCCTGCTAAGGAGGTGGTCTCTGAGGATGACCTTGAAGTGCAGGCCCTCATGGTCAATATAAGGCAATCATTTTCAAAGGTTTTGGAGCTTTCCCCAAATCTCCCCAATGAGCTTGGAGCAATCGTCCTGAATATCACAGATCCGGGTATGCTCGCAGACGTGGTTGTGAGCCATCTCAACATCCCTCCAGAAGAAAAACAGGTAGTCCTTGAGGCCCTGGACATTAAGAAGAGGCTTGAGATTGCCATTGAGATCCTGACAAAACAGCTTGAGATCCTGGAACTCGGTCACAAGATACAGTCCAGGGTTAAGGACCAGATGGACAAGACTCAGAGAGAATTTTATCTCAGAGAGCAGCTCAAGGCCATTAAGAAAGAGCTGGGAGAATCAGAAGGCGCTCCAGAAGAGATAGAAGAGTTGAAGGCGGCCATAGAGGCCAAAAAACTCCCTGAATCCGCTAAAAAAGAGGTGGAAAGGGAGTTGGAGCGTCTTTCTAAGATGCATCCGTCGTCTGCTGAATATACAGTAAGCAGGGACTACATAGATTGGATATTGGCACTTCCATGGCATGAGGAGACAGAGGATCATTTGGACCTTGAAAAGGCAGAAGAGATCCTCAATCAGGATCATTATGACCTCGAAAAGGTAAAGAATCGCATTATTGAATATCTTGCGGTGAGGAAGTTGAAGCCAGATGCCAAAGGCCCAATACTGTGCTTTGCAGGCCCACCGGGCACTGGTAAGACAAGCCTTGGACGGTCCATTGCAAAGGCCTTGGGCAGGAAATTCTACAGGATTGCCCTTGGTGGTGTTAGGGATGAGGCAGAGATTAGAGGGCACAGAAGGACCTACGTGGGGGCTATGCCAGGTAGGATCATTCAAGGCCTGAGGCGCGTCGGGGTAAAGAACCCTATTTTTATGTTAGATGAGATCGATAAGATCGGAACGGATTTTAGAGGAGATCCTGCCTCTGCACTTCTTGAAGTATTAGATCCAGAACAGAATGCCACATTTACAGATCACTACCTCGGTGTGGAGTTTGATCTGTCGAAGATAATATTTATTGCAACGGCTAACGTCTTGGAGACCATACCAGCTCCACTCCTTGACCGTATGGAGATCCTCGAACTTTCTGGTTACACATTGCAGGAAAAGCTAGAGATTGCACGAAAATACCTAATCCCCAGGCAGCTTAAGGCACATGGTCTCACCCGTCGAAATGTGAGCATTCCCAAGAAGGTGGTATCTAGGATCATTACTGACTATACAAGAGAGGCTGGGGTCAGGAATTTAGAAAGAGAAATCGCTGGAGTCCTTCGCGGTGTTGCAAAGCGCATTGCAATGGGCGAAACTGAGAAGATCGTAGTCAGTATAAGTAATCTACACGAATTTTTAGGGCCACCACGTTTTGAATCAGAAGTAGCGGAAAGGACCAGGGTCCCAGGTGTCGTTACAGGGCTTGCCTGGACCCCAACAGGTGGGGAAATTCTCTTTATAGAAGCCACCAAAATGGATGGCAATGGAAAGCTGATCCTTACAGGCAAGCTTGGTGATGTGATGAAAGAGTCAGCTCAAACTGCCCTTAGCCTTGTTAGGTCGAAGGCCAAGGATTTGAAGATTGATTCTGAACTATTTCAGACCACAGATATTCATATCCACGTACCAGCCGGTGCTGTGCCAAAAGATGGTCCTTCTGCTGGAGTGGCTACGGCCCTTGCCCTTATTTCTCTTCTCACGGAAAGGCCGGCAAATCCAAAGGTTGCAGTCACCGGGGAGATTACATTGAGGGGCCAGGTCCTTCCAGTCGGTGGAATAAAAGAGAAGGTCCTTGCAGCACATAGGGCAGGCATCAAAGAGGTAATACTTCCAAAACGGAATAAAAAAGACCTTGTTGATGTGCCAGAAGAGGTAAAAGAGGTATTAAAATTCCACTTTATTCAAACCCTGGATGAGGCTATCAATATAGTGTTTTCAAATGGAAAGAGAAAAAAGAAGTAA
- the ffh gene encoding signal recognition particle protein has product MFDNLQKRLDSVFKKLKGYGRLTEENIQEGLREVRLALLEADVNYKVVKDFIAKVKERALGQEVMESLTPGQQVVKIVHQELIELLGGKTSSLSLAGKSPAVIMLVGLQGSGKTTTSAKLARFLKKKGRRPYLVPADVQRPAAIKQLQVLSKQVGVECYPSDPKEPPVEIARKAVLKAPLMNLDTVIIDTAGRLHIDEALMGELKAMKEKVAPQEILLVADAMTGQDAVNMAKAFDDALGITGVILTKLEGDARGGAALSILAVTGKPIKFVGIGEKLDELEAFHPDRVANRILGMGDVLSFIEKAQETIDREKALKLQEKIKKDAFTLEDFRDQLRQIRRLGSLEQILSMIPGFNKLKKMKGLVPDEKELIHIEAIINSMTPEERADYKIINASRRRRIAKGSGTTVQDVNKLLKNYAEMHKMIKKFKKGKFRGFPQGLFG; this is encoded by the coding sequence GTGTTTGATAATCTCCAAAAGAGGCTTGATTCTGTATTCAAAAAGCTCAAAGGATACGGCCGTCTAACTGAGGAAAATATCCAGGAAGGACTGAGAGAGGTACGGCTTGCCCTACTTGAGGCAGATGTAAACTATAAGGTTGTAAAGGACTTTATTGCTAAGGTAAAAGAGCGGGCCTTGGGCCAAGAGGTGATGGAGAGCCTCACCCCAGGGCAACAGGTGGTCAAGATAGTGCATCAGGAGCTCATTGAGCTCCTTGGTGGGAAGACGTCATCGCTATCCCTTGCAGGGAAAAGCCCTGCAGTAATTATGTTAGTTGGACTTCAGGGTTCTGGTAAGACTACTACCAGTGCGAAGCTTGCTCGTTTTTTAAAGAAAAAAGGAAGGCGACCATATTTGGTGCCTGCAGACGTACAGAGGCCAGCTGCAATAAAACAGCTTCAGGTCCTTTCAAAACAAGTGGGGGTAGAGTGTTACCCTAGTGATCCAAAGGAGCCTCCTGTAGAGATTGCAAGAAAGGCTGTGCTCAAGGCGCCTTTAATGAATCTTGATACGGTCATCATTGATACTGCTGGCCGGCTTCATATTGATGAAGCGCTTATGGGCGAATTGAAGGCCATGAAAGAAAAGGTGGCGCCTCAAGAGATCCTCCTTGTGGCAGATGCCATGACAGGACAGGATGCAGTGAATATGGCCAAGGCCTTTGATGATGCCCTTGGAATAACAGGTGTAATCCTTACCAAGCTCGAGGGTGATGCCCGTGGTGGTGCTGCTCTAAGTATCCTGGCAGTAACTGGTAAGCCAATCAAATTTGTCGGTATAGGAGAAAAACTGGACGAACTGGAGGCCTTTCATCCTGACCGTGTTGCAAATAGAATCTTGGGAATGGGCGATGTCTTGAGCTTTATTGAAAAGGCTCAGGAGACCATTGATCGAGAAAAGGCCCTCAAGCTCCAGGAGAAGATCAAAAAGGATGCCTTTACATTGGAGGACTTTAGGGATCAGCTTCGTCAGATACGGCGCCTAGGAAGTCTGGAACAGATACTTAGCATGATCCCTGGCTTCAATAAATTAAAAAAGATGAAGGGCCTTGTGCCAGACGAAAAAGAGCTCATTCATATAGAGGCAATAATAAATTCCATGACTCCTGAGGAGAGAGCTGACTACAAGATTATTAATGCCAGTAGGAGAAGGAGGATTGCCAAGGGCAGTGGTACAACGGTCCAGGACGTTAATAAGCTCTTAAAAAATTATGCAGAAATGCATAAAATGATAAAAAAGTTTAAAAAGGGGAAGTTTCGTGGTTTTCCGCAGGGATTATTTGGTTGA
- the rpsP gene encoding 30S ribosomal protein S16 yields the protein MAIRIRLSRGGRKKRPFYRVVAAESQAPRDGRFLEILGTYDPLKDPYEFKVDAEKVKKWLAKGAKPTETVHSLLKKAGFYKDQAA from the coding sequence ATGGCGATTCGCATTAGGCTTTCAAGGGGCGGACGGAAAAAGCGTCCTTTTTACAGGGTAGTGGCTGCGGAATCTCAAGCGCCTAGAGATGGCCGTTTTTTGGAGATCCTCGGGACGTATGATCCGCTAAAGGATCCCTACGAGTTTAAAGTAGATGCTGAAAAGGTGAAGAAGTGGCTTGCAAAAGGTGCAAAGCCCACAGAAACAGTACACAGTTTATTAAAAAAGGCCGGTTTTTATAAAGATCAGGCTGCATAA
- a CDS encoding RNA methyltransferase: MKKPIYVGLVHHPVVNRRGEPVISAITNLDIHDIARTCRTFGVNSFFVINPSETQLMLLNDIMAHWKKGAGGKSNPERKEAFSVVKGLESVEMAISSIEEETGMRPEIWTTSARDGENRLCWQDARRRIDESGEQPVLILFGTAGGLSEEVFSISDFIIEPIKGKNCYNHLSVRSAVAITLDRLLSRRI, translated from the coding sequence ATGAAAAAGCCAATTTATGTTGGGCTTGTGCATCATCCTGTGGTCAATAGAAGGGGTGAGCCAGTTATATCCGCAATTACCAATCTGGATATTCATGATATAGCGAGAACCTGCAGGACCTTTGGGGTCAACTCATTTTTTGTGATAAATCCTTCAGAGACCCAACTTATGCTTCTAAACGATATAATGGCACATTGGAAAAAAGGGGCTGGTGGGAAGTCGAACCCTGAGAGGAAAGAGGCCTTCTCAGTTGTAAAGGGGCTAGAAAGTGTGGAAATGGCCATTTCCTCTATAGAGGAGGAGACTGGGATGAGGCCAGAAATCTGGACAACAAGCGCTAGGGACGGAGAAAATAGGCTTTGTTGGCAGGATGCCAGAAGACGCATAGATGAGTCAGGCGAGCAGCCAGTGTTGATCCTGTTTGGTACAGCAGGAGGCCTTTCAGAAGAAGTTTTTTCAATTTCAGACTTTATTATTGAGCCAATTAAGGGTAAAAATTGCTACAATCATTTGTCTGTAAGGAGTGCAGTCGCCATAACCTTAGATAGACTCTTGTCAAGGAGGATTTAA